From the Phyllopteryx taeniolatus isolate TA_2022b chromosome 16, UOR_Ptae_1.2, whole genome shotgun sequence genome, one window contains:
- the LOC133466586 gene encoding protein FAM104A: MLTESRKRQHSCGDERGHLVPQAKRQKNQTHPLSPEPGRDAWDSESSNSSSILSTPEHASGSSSSSRCAAGPCSPLSSSDWCDPPASYLHINRILREAHFQSLHSRCQARETQQ; encoded by the exons GAAAAGGCAGCACAGTTGTGGTGATGAGCGTGGCCACCTGGTTCCTCAAGCCAAAAGGCAGAAGAACCAAACTCACCCGCTCTCGCCTGAGCCGGGAAGGGATGCCTGGGACTCCGAG TCATCCAACAGCTCCAGCATCCTCAGCACTCCGGAGCACGCCTCCGGCAGCTCCAGCAGCAGCCGCTGCGCCGCCGGCCCTTGCAGCCCCCTCAGCTCCAGCGACTGGTGCGACCCGCCCGCATCCTACCTGCACATCAACCGCATCCTGAGGGAGGCGCACTTCCAGAGCCTGCACAGCCGCTGCCAAGCGCGAGAGACGCAGCAGTGA